Proteins encoded within one genomic window of Streptomyces sp. NBC_01314:
- the aceE gene encoding pyruvate dehydrogenase (acetyl-transferring), homodimeric type, which translates to MASGSDRNPIIIGGLPSQVPDFDPEETQEWLDSLDAAVDERGRERARYLMLRLIERAREKRVAVPEMRSTDYVNTIPTKAEPFFPGNEEIERKILNATRWNAAVMVSRAQRPGIGVGGHIATFASSASLYDVGFNHFFRGKDEGDGGDQIFFQGHASPGIYARAYMLDRLDEQRLDAFRQEKSKAPYGLSSYPHPRLMPDFWEFPTVSMGLGPLGAIYQARMNRYMEARGIADTSKSHVWAFLGDGEMDEPESLGQLSIAAREGLDNLTFVVNCNLQRLDGPVRGNGKIIQELESQFRGAGWNVIKLVWDRSWDPLLAQDRDGVLVNRMNTTPDGQYQTYATETGAYIRDHFFGDDQRLRAMVEGMTDDQILHLGRGGHDHRKIYAAYKAAHEHKGQPTVILAKTVKGWTLGPNFEGRNATHQMKKLTVADLKGFRDRLHLPISDKELESGAPPYYHPGRDSEEIQYMHDRRKGLGGYVPTRVVRAKPLPLPEDKTYASVKKGSGQQSIATTMAFVRLLKDLMRDKEIGKRFVLIAPDEYRTFGMDSFFPSAKIYNPLGQQYEAVDRDLLLAYKESPTGQMLHDGISEAGCTASLIAAGSAYATHGEPLIPVYVFYSMFGFQRTGDQFWQMADQLARGFVLGATAGRTTLTGEGLQHADGHSQLLASTNPGCVAYDPAFGYEIAHIVKDGLRRMYGETADGKPGEDVFYYLTVYNEPLQHPAEPADVDVEGILKGVHRYRAGEAGSIPAQIIASGVAVPWAVEAQRILAADWNVKADVWSATSWNELRREAVEVERHNLLHPEEEQRVPYVTKKLSGAEGPFVAVSDWMRSVPDQISRWVPGTYQSLGADGFGFADTRGAARRFFHIDAQSIAVAVLTELAREGKVDRSVLKQAIDRYQLLDVAAADPGAAGGDA; encoded by the coding sequence GTGGCTTCCGGATCCGATCGCAATCCGATCATCATTGGCGGCCTTCCGAGTCAGGTCCCTGACTTCGATCCCGAGGAGACCCAGGAGTGGCTCGACTCGCTCGACGCCGCCGTGGACGAGCGCGGCCGTGAGCGCGCGCGCTACCTGATGCTACGGCTCATCGAGCGGGCCCGTGAAAAGCGCGTGGCCGTGCCCGAGATGCGCAGCACGGACTACGTCAACACCATCCCGACCAAGGCCGAGCCGTTCTTCCCGGGCAACGAGGAGATCGAGCGGAAGATCCTCAACGCGACCCGGTGGAACGCCGCCGTGATGGTGTCGCGCGCCCAGCGGCCCGGTATCGGCGTCGGTGGCCACATCGCGACCTTCGCGTCCTCCGCCTCCCTCTACGACGTGGGCTTCAACCACTTCTTCCGCGGCAAGGACGAGGGCGACGGCGGCGACCAGATCTTCTTCCAGGGCCACGCCTCCCCCGGTATCTACGCCCGCGCGTACATGCTGGACCGGCTCGACGAGCAGCGGCTGGACGCCTTCCGCCAGGAGAAGTCCAAGGCGCCGTACGGGTTGTCCAGCTACCCGCACCCGCGGCTGATGCCGGACTTCTGGGAGTTCCCGACCGTGTCCATGGGCCTCGGTCCGCTGGGCGCGATCTACCAGGCGCGGATGAACCGGTACATGGAGGCACGCGGTATCGCGGACACCTCCAAGTCCCATGTCTGGGCGTTCCTCGGCGACGGCGAGATGGACGAGCCGGAGTCGCTCGGCCAGCTGTCGATCGCCGCGCGCGAGGGCCTGGACAACCTCACGTTCGTCGTCAACTGCAACCTCCAGCGCCTCGACGGGCCGGTGCGCGGCAACGGCAAGATCATCCAGGAGCTGGAGTCGCAGTTCCGCGGCGCCGGCTGGAACGTGATCAAGCTGGTCTGGGACCGCTCCTGGGACCCGCTGCTCGCACAGGACCGCGACGGTGTGCTGGTCAACCGGATGAACACCACTCCGGACGGCCAGTACCAGACGTACGCCACCGAGACCGGCGCGTACATCCGCGACCACTTCTTCGGTGACGACCAGCGGCTGCGCGCGATGGTCGAGGGCATGACCGACGACCAGATCCTGCACCTGGGCCGCGGCGGTCACGACCACCGGAAGATCTACGCGGCGTACAAGGCGGCCCACGAGCACAAGGGCCAGCCGACGGTCATCCTGGCGAAGACGGTCAAGGGCTGGACGCTGGGCCCGAACTTCGAGGGCCGCAACGCCACGCACCAGATGAAGAAGCTGACGGTCGCCGACCTCAAGGGCTTCCGTGACCGCCTCCACCTGCCCATCTCCGACAAGGAGCTGGAGTCCGGCGCGCCGCCGTACTACCACCCCGGGCGGGACTCGGAGGAGATCCAGTACATGCACGACCGCCGCAAGGGCCTCGGCGGGTACGTCCCGACGCGTGTCGTGCGTGCGAAGCCTCTGCCCCTGCCCGAGGACAAGACGTACGCGAGTGTGAAGAAGGGTTCCGGTCAGCAGTCCATCGCCACCACCATGGCGTTTGTTCGACTACTGAAGGACCTCATGCGGGACAAGGAGATCGGCAAGCGTTTCGTGCTGATCGCGCCCGACGAATACCGCACCTTCGGCATGGACTCGTTCTTCCCGAGCGCGAAGATCTACAACCCGCTCGGCCAGCAGTACGAGGCGGTCGACCGCGATCTGCTGCTCGCCTACAAGGAGTCGCCCACGGGTCAGATGCTGCACGACGGCATCTCCGAGGCGGGCTGCACGGCCTCCCTGATCGCCGCCGGTTCGGCCTACGCCACGCACGGCGAGCCGCTCATCCCGGTCTACGTCTTCTACTCGATGTTCGGTTTCCAGCGCACCGGCGACCAGTTCTGGCAGATGGCGGACCAGCTGGCGCGCGGCTTCGTCCTGGGCGCGACCGCCGGCCGTACGACACTGACCGGTGAGGGTCTGCAGCACGCGGACGGGCACTCGCAGCTGCTCGCCTCGACGAACCCGGGCTGTGTCGCCTACGACCCGGCGTTCGGGTACGAGATCGCGCACATCGTGAAGGACGGTCTGCGCCGGATGTACGGCGAGACCGCCGACGGCAAGCCGGGCGAGGACGTCTTCTACTACCTCACCGTCTACAACGAGCCGCTCCAGCACCCGGCCGAGCCGGCGGACGTGGACGTCGAGGGCATCCTCAAGGGCGTCCACCGCTACCGGGCCGGCGAGGCGGGCTCGATCCCCGCGCAGATCATCGCGTCCGGCGTGGCGGTGCCCTGGGCGGTCGAGGCGCAGCGGATCCTGGCCGCCGACTGGAACGTGAAGGCGGACGTCTGGTCGGCGACCTCCTGGAACGAGCTGCGCCGCGAGGCCGTCGAGGTGGAGCGGCACAATCTGCTGCACCCCGAGGAGGAGCAGCGCGTCCCGTACGTGACGAAGAAGCTGAGCGGCGCCGAGGGCCCGTTCGTGGCCGTCTCCGACTGGATGCGGTCGGTGCCGGACCAGATCTCGCGGTGGGTGCCGGGCACGTACCAGTCGCTGGGCGCGGACGGCTTCGGCTTCGCGGACACGCGGGGCGCGGCCCGGCGCTTCTTCCACATCGACGCGCAGTCGATCGCGGTCGCGGTGCTGACCGAGCTGGCGCGCGAGGGCAAGGTCGACCGTTCGGTGCTCAAGCAGGCCATCGACCGCTACCAGCTGCTCGACGTGGCGGCGGCGGACCCGGGCGCCGCCGGAGGCGACGCATAG
- a CDS encoding DUF3052 domain-containing protein has product MSATADHAEERTNPAARLGFQPEQVVQEIGYDDDVDQELRESIEEVVGSELVDEDYDDVADAVVLWFRDDDGDLTDVLVDATTYIEEGGSILLLTPKTGRDGYVEPSDISEAATTAGLSASKSVSVGKDWSGSRLVTPKAAKSKK; this is encoded by the coding sequence GTGAGCGCGACCGCGGACCACGCGGAGGAGCGGACGAACCCTGCCGCAAGGCTGGGGTTCCAGCCCGAGCAGGTGGTCCAGGAGATCGGCTACGACGACGATGTCGACCAGGAGCTCCGCGAGTCCATCGAAGAAGTCGTAGGCAGTGAGCTCGTCGACGAGGACTATGACGACGTGGCCGATGCCGTCGTGCTGTGGTTCCGAGACGACGACGGCGACCTGACCGACGTACTGGTGGATGCCACCACGTACATCGAGGAGGGTGGCTCGATCCTGCTGCTGACGCCCAAGACAGGGCGGGACGGCTATGTGGAGCCCAGCGACATCTCCGAAGCCGCGACGACCGCGGGACTGTCCGCGTCGAAGAGCGTCAGCGTCGGCAAGGACTGGAGTGGGAGCCGGTTGGTGACGCCGAAGGCAGCGAAGTCGAAGAAGTGA
- a CDS encoding potassium channel family protein, translating to MKQRSVSAQVRWEQKTQRPLFGLAAVFAVAYAVPIVRPDVSGDVQWWCDVAEWAVWGAFALDYVIRLLLAERRWEFVRTRWLDLAAVALPMFQPLRLLRMVATLLLVGQRARMASQIRLTTYVGGAVVGLLMFGSLAVLSVERDAPGGNIDTLDDAVWWSFTTMTTVGYGDHAPTTGLGRVLAVGLMLSGIALLGVVTANIAAWFISRFEKDDAEERRQTAAIVELAEEVRLLRAEVSALRSSAKVVSEVPEQRR from the coding sequence ATGAAGCAGCGATCGGTCTCGGCACAGGTCCGTTGGGAACAGAAGACGCAGCGGCCGCTGTTCGGACTGGCCGCGGTGTTCGCCGTCGCGTACGCGGTGCCGATCGTCCGGCCGGACGTGAGCGGGGACGTGCAGTGGTGGTGCGACGTCGCCGAGTGGGCGGTGTGGGGTGCGTTCGCGCTCGACTACGTCATCCGCCTGCTTCTCGCCGAGCGGCGGTGGGAGTTCGTACGGACGCGGTGGCTGGACCTCGCGGCCGTGGCGCTGCCGATGTTCCAGCCGCTTCGGCTGCTGCGGATGGTGGCGACGCTGCTGCTGGTGGGGCAGCGGGCGCGCATGGCGTCGCAGATAAGGCTCACGACGTACGTCGGCGGTGCGGTCGTCGGGCTGTTGATGTTCGGGTCCCTGGCGGTGCTGTCCGTGGAGCGGGACGCTCCCGGCGGGAACATCGACACGTTGGACGACGCGGTGTGGTGGTCGTTCACGACGATGACGACGGTGGGGTACGGGGACCACGCGCCGACCACCGGGCTGGGGCGGGTGCTGGCCGTCGGGCTGATGTTGTCGGGGATCGCGTTGCTGGGTGTGGTGACCGCGAACATCGCGGCGTGGTTCATATCGCGGTTCGAGAAGGACGACGCGGAGGAGCGACGACAGACGGCGGCGATAGTGGAGCTGGCGGAGGAGGTTCGGCTGTTGCGGGCGGAGGTTTCGGCATTGCGGTCTTCCGCGAAGGTGGTATCTGAAGTACCTGAACAGCGCCGATGA
- a CDS encoding small hydrophobic protein: MASFGHGTRRHPRSRGRTGSRTGPDRATLGVIGVICAIAGFFVLGIILGPVAILCGWLAMNRTWSGARPVPAIVAVVLGAIDTVLAIIWLAGTATPGTGFF, encoded by the coding sequence ATGGCGAGCTTCGGACACGGTACGCGCAGGCACCCCCGATCACGTGGCCGGACGGGGTCACGGACCGGGCCGGATCGCGCGACGCTCGGCGTCATCGGAGTCATCTGCGCGATAGCGGGATTCTTCGTCCTGGGCATCATCCTCGGCCCGGTGGCGATCCTCTGCGGCTGGCTGGCGATGAACCGCACCTGGTCCGGCGCCCGCCCCGTCCCCGCGATCGTCGCGGTCGTTCTGGGTGCCATCGACACCGTCCTGGCCATCATCTGGCTGGCGGGCACGGCCACTCCGGGCACCGGCTTCTTCTGA
- a CDS encoding MFS transporter, with protein sequence MTSQTTVDKTGPGDKAPVVPSDPTTNQGRGLRGHPWFTLLTVAVGVMMVALDGTIVAIANPAIAKDLGATWADVQWITNAYFLALAVTLITAGKLGDRFGHRQTFLIGVVGFAAASGAIGLSNSVAFVVTFRVFQGLFGALLMPAALGLLRATFPAEKLNMAIGIWGMVIGASTAGGPILGGFLVENVSWQSVFWINVPVGVLAVTLGAWILLDHRAENAPRSFDVLGIALLSGAMFCLVWALIKAPEWGWGDGLTWTFLVVSIAGFVLFAFWETRVKEPLIPLALFRSVPLSAGVVLMVLMAIAFMGGLFFVTFYLQNVHGMSPIDAGLHLLPLTGMMIVGSPLAGALITKAGPRIPLAGGMALTAIAMYGMSTLETDTGSAAMSLWFALLGLGLAPVMVGATEVIVGNAPLELSGVAGGLQQAAMQIGGSLGTAVLGAVMTSKVDSDFAGNWADAGLPELNDAQLALAKQAVQQGAAPVAEGTPAEIAAKITTVAHDTFMSGMSLASLVAAGVAAIAVLVAFLTKRGENAEAGAGAAHI encoded by the coding sequence ATGACTAGTCAGACCACTGTCGACAAGACGGGACCGGGGGACAAGGCGCCAGTCGTCCCGTCGGACCCGACGACGAACCAGGGCCGGGGCCTGCGCGGCCATCCCTGGTTCACCCTCCTCACCGTGGCCGTCGGCGTCATGATGGTCGCCCTCGACGGCACCATCGTGGCGATCGCCAACCCGGCCATCGCGAAGGATCTGGGTGCCACCTGGGCGGATGTCCAGTGGATCACCAACGCGTACTTCCTCGCTCTCGCCGTCACGCTCATCACCGCCGGAAAGCTCGGTGACCGCTTCGGCCACCGGCAGACCTTCCTGATAGGCGTGGTCGGCTTCGCCGCCGCCTCCGGCGCCATCGGCCTGTCGAACTCGGTCGCCTTCGTGGTGACCTTCCGGGTCTTCCAGGGCCTGTTCGGCGCGCTGCTGATGCCGGCCGCGCTCGGCCTGCTCCGGGCCACCTTCCCCGCCGAGAAGCTGAACATGGCGATCGGCATCTGGGGCATGGTCATCGGCGCCTCCACCGCGGGCGGCCCGATCCTCGGCGGCTTCCTGGTGGAGAACGTCAGCTGGCAGTCCGTGTTCTGGATCAACGTCCCGGTCGGCGTCCTCGCCGTGACCCTGGGCGCCTGGATCCTGCTGGACCACCGCGCGGAGAACGCCCCGCGCTCGTTCGACGTCCTCGGCATAGCCCTGCTGTCCGGAGCCATGTTCTGCCTGGTCTGGGCCCTCATCAAGGCCCCGGAGTGGGGCTGGGGCGACGGCCTGACCTGGACCTTCCTGGTCGTCTCCATCGCCGGTTTCGTCCTCTTCGCCTTCTGGGAGACGAGGGTGAAGGAGCCGCTGATCCCGCTGGCCCTCTTCCGCTCCGTACCCCTGTCCGCGGGTGTCGTCCTGATGGTCCTGATGGCCATCGCCTTCATGGGCGGCCTGTTCTTCGTGACGTTCTACCTCCAGAACGTGCACGGGATGAGCCCCATCGACGCGGGTCTGCACCTCCTTCCGCTCACCGGCATGATGATCGTCGGCTCACCGCTCGCGGGCGCGCTGATCACCAAGGCCGGACCGCGCATCCCGCTGGCCGGCGGCATGGCCCTCACCGCGATCGCCATGTACGGCATGTCGACGCTGGAGACCGACACCGGCAGCGCCGCGATGTCCCTCTGGTTCGCGCTCCTCGGTCTCGGCCTCGCCCCGGTGATGGTCGGCGCGACCGAGGTCATCGTCGGTAACGCGCCCCTGGAGCTGTCCGGTGTCGCCGGCGGTCTCCAGCAGGCCGCGATGCAGATCGGCGGCAGCCTCGGTACGGCCGTGCTGGGCGCCGTGATGACGTCCAAGGTGGACAGCGACTTCGCGGGCAACTGGGCGGACGCGGGACTCCCGGAGCTGAACGACGCCCAGCTCGCCCTGGCCAAGCAGGCGGTCCAGCAGGGCGCCGCTCCGGTCGCCGAGGGCACCCCGGCGGAGATCGCCGCGAAGATCACCACGGTCGCGCACGACACGTTCATGTCCGGCATGAGCCTGGCCTCGCTCGTCGCCGCCGGTGTGGCCGCGATCGCCGTCCTCGTGGCGTTCCTGACCAAGCGCGGCGAGAACGCGGAGGCGGGTGCCGGAGCGGCACACATCTGA
- a CDS encoding calcium homeostasis/redox stress adaptation protein, with product MGVSLSKGGNVSLTKEAPGLTAVIVGLGWDIRTTTGTDFDLDASALLLESSGKVSSDANFIFFNNLKSPEGSVEHTGDNLTGEGEGDDEQIKVNLATVPAEIEKIVFPVSIYDAENRQQSFGQVRNAFIRVVNQAGEAELARYDLSEDASTETAMVFGELYRHGAEWKFRAIGQGYASGLRGIAQDFGVNV from the coding sequence GTGGGAGTCAGCCTCAGCAAGGGCGGCAACGTATCGCTGACCAAGGAGGCGCCGGGCCTGACCGCGGTCATCGTCGGTCTGGGGTGGGACATCCGCACCACGACCGGCACCGACTTCGACCTGGACGCCAGCGCCCTGTTGCTGGAGTCGTCGGGCAAGGTCAGCAGCGACGCCAACTTCATCTTCTTCAACAACCTGAAGAGCCCGGAGGGCTCGGTCGAGCACACCGGCGACAACCTCACCGGTGAGGGCGAGGGCGACGACGAGCAGATCAAGGTCAACCTCGCGACCGTCCCGGCCGAGATCGAGAAGATCGTCTTCCCGGTCTCGATCTACGACGCCGAGAACCGCCAGCAGTCCTTCGGCCAGGTCCGCAACGCGTTCATCCGCGTGGTGAACCAGGCCGGTGAGGCGGAGCTCGCCCGTTACGACCTCTCCGAGGACGCCTCCACCGAGACCGCCATGGTCTTCGGTGAGCTGTACCGGCACGGCGCCGAGTGGAAGTTCCGCGCCATCGGCCAGGGCTACGCCTCGGGCCTGCGCGGCATCGCCCAGGACTTCGGTGTGAACGTCTGA
- a CDS encoding peroxiredoxin produces MAIQVGDKAPDFELRDNHGATVRLADFRGEKNVVVLFYPFAFTGVCTGELCELRDNLPKFVNDDVQLLAVSNDSIHTLRVFGEQENLEYPLLSDFWPHGEVSRAYGVFDADKGCAVRGTFIVDKEGIVRWSVVNALPDARDLNEYLAALDTL; encoded by the coding sequence ATGGCGATCCAGGTCGGCGACAAGGCTCCCGACTTCGAGCTCAGGGACAACCACGGGGCCACCGTGCGGCTCGCGGACTTCCGGGGCGAGAAGAACGTGGTGGTGCTCTTCTACCCGTTCGCGTTCACCGGGGTCTGCACCGGGGAGCTGTGCGAACTGCGGGACAACCTGCCGAAGTTCGTGAACGACGACGTGCAGCTGCTGGCCGTGTCCAACGACTCGATCCACACGCTGCGGGTCTTCGGCGAGCAGGAGAACCTGGAGTACCCGCTGCTGTCGGACTTCTGGCCGCACGGCGAGGTCTCCCGGGCGTACGGCGTGTTCGACGCGGACAAGGGCTGCGCGGTACGCGGCACGTTCATCGTCGACAAGGAGGGCATCGTCCGCTGGTCGGTCGTCAACGCCCTGCCGGACGCCCGCGACCTGAACGAGTATCTCGCCGCTCTGGACACCCTGTGA